The Bacteroidales bacterium genome includes the window GGGTTGTTCTTTCAATACACGTTGTATCCATTCCGAACCGTAGCCTACACCCTTAGGATGACGTCCATGATCTGCTCCATCATTTATGTATCCATCATTGTATTTTGTTACTATGTATGCATAAAGTTCTTTCCAGTGTTCTACAACATTCAAGGCATTGGTATATGAATAATCACTGAGGTATTTCACTGCAAGTGCGTGGTCTTTTTTCTCAAGTTCCTTTGCTGTTTTTTCAACAACAGGTTGCATTTCAATAAAATTATTTTCAAGTTCACTTTGTACTGCCTGGATATCTTTTATTATATAAGAGTATTTCCCGTAAGCGTAATTAGCCACAAGATTGAAAATCCATGAAGCAGAATTCCAGTCGAACTTTGTAACATCAGCAATGGCAAAAGGAGCTGGGCGTTCTTTCATACATACATATAAAGGCATATAGCAATTTGAATACGTATCATCAACCGAATACCAGAATACACCCATATCATTATCAACTTCAGACCGGGATTGTGCTACAAAGCTGAAAGCCGTTTGCTGAGTAGAAATTGGTCGTTCCCATCCATAAGCAGTAACTGTATCGCCGGGAGCTTTAAAGTAAAGATTTTTCCAGCGGTAAGGACAATTGAAAGGTCCGGCCATAAGGCCTTTTGTCATATCGAAATCGGTTCCTTCAAAATGGTCGCGCATTAATGACATCACATCTTTCACGCTAAGTTTTTTGTCAGGTTTTATAAATAAAGGATAAGGTTCGGCTGTTTTAACCCCACGCCAGTAATCAGAAGAAAAATTCTGTGAAGGCGCTGCACGACGGAATATACTCCATACTCTTCCTTCACATAAAAATAAAGCTTCAGGAGTTAAAGGACAATATACATCAACAAAACTGAATTCTTTTCCTGATTTTGAACTCCAGTAACCCATTTTTTCAGCGT containing:
- a CDS encoding C69 family dipeptidase, producing MKKISQIFILFLFIYLTGSTVFACTNILVSKGASVDGSVMISYNADAGGFMEPLYWMDAQDWGDKDSLEVYEWDTGKFLGKIKQVSHTYKVIGNMNEYQVAIGETTFGGREELLAPKGIIDYGSMMYIALQRAKTAREAIEVMTKLVEEYGYASEGESISVSDPNEAWIFEIIGKAGNEKGAIWVARKVPDGYMCAHANQARIREVPVKDKDNCMYASDIFSYAEKMGYWSSKSGKEFSFVDVYCPLTPEALFLCEGRVWSIFRRAAPSQNFSSDYWRGVKTAEPYPLFIKPDKKLSVKDVMSLMRDHFEGTDFDMTKGLMAGPFNCPYRWKNLYFKAPGDTVTAYGWERPISTQQTAFSFVAQSRSEVDNDMGVFWYSVDDTYSNCYMPLYVCMKERPAPFAIADVTKFDWNSASWIFNLVANYAYGKYSYIIKDIQAVQSELENNFIEMQPVVEKTAKELEKKDHALAVKYLSDYSYTNALNVVEHWKELYAYIVTKYNDGYINDGADHGRHPKGVGYGSEWIQRVLKEQPDYYKIEWDNPVKK